In Lolium rigidum isolate FL_2022 chromosome 3, APGP_CSIRO_Lrig_0.1, whole genome shotgun sequence, the genomic window GGGcaagggcggcgccgccgccgccgtcggtgaAGCGCTCCGCAAGGCGGCCCCGTGGCAGCGGGCGGCCTCGGCGTCGTACCACCACACGATCCAGGCGGTGCCGCGGGAGACGGCCGGCCCGCGGGCCGCGGCGCGCGAGCGCCGCAACGGCAACGTCCCGGCCGTGCTGCTCAGCCTCGCCGGCTCCGGGCCAGGAGAAGGGGTCGCGCACCGCAAGCTCCTGACCACCGACAGGAAGCAGCTCGGGGAGATGCTGAAGCAGTCGCCGTACTTCCTCTCCACCCCGGTCCGCCTCCAGGTCCGCGCCGGAGAGCGGTCCACCGCCGTCGTGCACTCCGGCACCGTCCTCCCGATCAAGGTATACCAGCGTTTGTCTACGTTTTATCAAACATTgcaaccatttgttgagcatgcaTCCAGGATCTGCATTTTTGTGCTCTTTCATGGTGACTCACCTTGTGTTCGACAAAATGCGCGTTACTGTAATTGCTGGTTGCTAGGTAGGGTATTCATATACACTGTAGTTCCTGTACTGCCATAGCAGAAATTGCTCCTTTCATTGTCTGGGTAGTCAAACAGCCACTCCCTTTTCATTGTCTTGCTAGTTAGTATTTGTCTTCTGATCATAGTATAGTTCGATTTCACAAGTTATCTTGTGGCA contains:
- the LOC124699496 gene encoding 50S ribosomal protein L25-like produces the protein MAQCLRGKGGAAAAVGEALRKAAPWQRAASASYHHTIQAVPRETAGPRAAARERRNGNVPAVLLSLAGSGPGEGVAHRKLLTTDRKQLGEMLKQSPYFLSTPVRLQVRAGERSTAVVHSGTVLPIKVQTDETTGNILNLVMVEADEGTMLKVNLPVVFKGEDVCPGLKKGGFLQKIRTSLVYLCPAEHIPPKIEVDLTNLDIGDRVLMQDIPVHPSLKLLSKNETMPVCKVLSSKPAE